The genomic DNA GCAACGAGGTTGGCGGTGGGGTAATCACTTGCTGCTCTGTATTAGGCAGTGTCACCTCTTCTACCGGTGGGACAGGCACTTCAGCAACGCCGCCTCCCCGGTTAATGTCAACCTGTGTCGGTACGGCTGCAAATTGTGCACTCAGTACTTCAGTAAAGCCACCAAAGCCATCATCGGTCACAACCATCGCTGTTTGTCCCCCATAGTGGTTCGGTACAGGATCGTTCACAGAACGCTGCCGGCCCGGGAAAACGTAGTATTGCTCGCCATCTGCAAACACGCCTAGCGCAGGCTCTTTCAGTTGGCTTTCAGAGTAAAACTCAGGGTCAAAATAGCCCTCATAAGCCGGGTGAATCAGCAGGTATTCCGAATCCACACCATACGACTGCAACATGGCCTGCATCAGGCTTGTGATCTGGTATGCATTCCCTTCGCGTTTAGACAACAACACATCGAGACTGCGGTGCTGGCTTCCTTCGACAAGTTGGATATTGTCTTGTACAAACCCGAGAGCACGTTCAACGCGATCAAGTTCACTGGATGCGCCACCAAGCATTTGATCTGCCGCCTTTTTGACAGCGCGAGAAGGCTTGTCGTTTGGTGCAATTGCAAATTTGCTGTAATCGTCGGCAAAGTCGGTCCAATCTTCAGGCGCGCGGTACTTCACAGCACTACCCATCGACATGTTGCTCACCTGCAACTGGAAATAGGGTGCAACCTGCTTGAAGTAAGGCGACGTATTGGTCTGCTGAAACGCCGGCACATTCTGGTCAGCGTATTGCAGAATGATCTTGCGACGATCCTGGTCTTCAATCCGATCATACCTGAGCGGCTGATTCAAGCTCAGGTTCTTTACCTGCACCTGCCACCAGATGGGATAGATATACTGAAAGTCGAGGTTCTGGACAGGAATATCATACTGGAGCCGAACATCGTGGCTGACAGGCGGATTGCGTTCCAGATCACCGCGTGTAAGTTCATACTTTTCTGTGATGACCGTACCGGCAGCTACATTGGCATAGTCTAGCGTATACACCATTTCGCCTTCCGCACCTGTCTGGGCAACGAGGTCGTCTTTTGTGAAGGTCCGACTGGAAGCACCTGGTGCATTAAGTGTAATGGCAGCCTGCTGCAATTTGCTGTTCGAGGATACATCGAGGCGAAACTCGCGCACGGCCGGCCCACCTGGGTTGAAGACCACAAAGCTGCGGTCAACGATCTCATAAAATTTCCAATGTGGAATGGTACTCGTAAAAGCAATGCTCACATTGTGTTCGAGGGCCTGATTGTAGTTCAGATAGACACCATCAACATTGCCATATTGGGACTGGAGCGTTGCAAGGTTATTGCTGGGTAACTGCACACCTCCTATAGAATCAGAGGGGAAATGTACCACGCGTTCGGTTGTGTTACACGAAGTCAACACGAACACAAAAAGGAGTAGAAAGAGAGGTGATCTCATGGGAGTATTTAACAAAATTGGCTCAATAATAATGCTTTTTGAGAAAAGCCTGTTTGTTTGATTAATGCCCTGTTGTTTCGATGCTGGATCAATTGTACATGGAATTCGCAAGGCAAGCATGTCAATCCTTCAACTAGCATTCGTTACAGTCTGTCAACAAAGCTAAATGGTTAACAGGCTGCCCTTGTTTTTTATTGATTGGGAGTATGATACGTGCCAGCGTAGAATTTGATCGTGGCGGGCAGCAGCACAGTATCAGCAATCAACCGTATAAAAAAATACAGCCAACTTCATGCCAAGCCGGCTCATCTCAGGCAAGTGGCAGCGTTACCAATCAACACATTAGGCCACCAATAAAAACCCTGTAAAAAAGAAAGGATGTGCATAGATCAGATTACAAACGGTCTTAAATCTTGTTTTTGGAGAAGAATCGCTGTTATTTATGAGCACTTGCCCTCCCCTTGGCATTCTTATAGGTTATGTAGCCATGGCCCGTTTCCTCCTGTTTGCACTCCTTTTGCTCTTTACCGGCTGCAGGTCGGACCTGCCGCGTGATGTCGCCCGCGCCTACCGGGACCTACCGGACCAGGTTGATTTCAACTTTGACGTACAACCGATCCTTTCAGACCGTTGTTATGCCTGCCACGGCCCGGATGAGAATGCGCGAGAAGCCGACTTGCGGCTTGATATTGAATCAGCAGCAATGGCGGAGCTCCCGGAGACAGGTAACCGTGCTATTGTGCCGACGTCTTCAGGCGAAAGTGCGCTGATAAAACGCATCCTGCACGATGACCCGGAGGAGTTGATGCCACCGCCAGCGTCGAAAATGGCACTCTCAAGCAGGGAGCAAGCTATCCTGGTTAAATGGATCGAACAGGGGGCCGCATACAAAACGCATTGGGCTTTTGAGGCACCTGCTTACCCGCCCATCCCGGACAACAATACAACCTGGGGCAATAACGAAATTGATGCATTTATCCTCAAACGGCTCCAGGCAAGCAATCTCAAGCCGGCGCAAGCTGCAGACCAGGCAACGCTGCTGCGCAGGGTCTCGCTAGACCTCACCGGCCTCCCCCCCACCATTGAGGCGCTGGATCAATTTCTGGCTGATGAGACCCCAGGCGCCTACGAGCAAGCGGTAGACGCACTCATTGCATCTCCGGCGTACGGACAGCGCTGGGCATGGGACTGGCTGGATGTTGCCAGATACGCGGATACAAACGGATTTCAAGGCGATCCGACGCGCTCCATGTGGCCCTGGCGAGACTGGGTTGTTGAGGCAATCAACGACAACATGCCTTTCGACCAGTTTACAAAAGAGCAATTGGCAGGCGACCTGCTCCCCGAAGCTTCCTCACAACAGATTCTTGCCACCGCCTTCAACCGAAACCACATGTACAATGGAGAAGGCGGTCGTATCCCCGAGGAAACCCGCGTAGAGAACGTCTTTGACCGCGTGGAAACCCTGGGTACGACGTGGCTCGGGCTAACGGTCAATTGTAGCAGATGCCACGATCACAAATATGACCCGCTCACGCAGCAGGAATACTACCAACTGTTTGACTATTTCAATCAGACTTCTGAAGAAGGCGGTATTTCCAGTGGCAGGGTCCCGCCTTACCTCGATATGAGCGATGCTGCAAATAAGAAAGTCACTGCCGGCTTGAAGGCAACGCTTGACAAAGCTGCAGATCGGGTGTTCGAGGCGGAGCTGGTAATTTTTCCACGGCCGGCAGGAGAGAGCGCAGCAACCTCTCCAAACGCACGCGGCTTAATTGGAGAGAATGTTGATGCCTTGCGTATACATCCAGGCAAACGCAGCGGATATTACAACGGCTTGCTTATCAAAGCATTTGAAGAAAGCCGACCAGCATACACGCAACTCCTCAGCACCCTGCAAGAGGCAGCATCGGCACATGCCAGGCAACTCAATACCAGCCTGCTTGTCATGGTGATGGACGAAATAGAAGAGCCAAGGGAAACGTTTGTCCTGACCAGGGGCGGGTACGATAAACCTGCTGAATTGAAAGCTGAGATGAATGTGCCGGCATTCCTGCCTCCGTTGCCCAACACAGCACCAACAAACCGACTTGGGCTGGCAGAATGGGTTGTTTCAGATGAAAATCCATTAACGGCCCGCGTTACGGTAAACCGAATCTGGCAATCGTTTTTTGGTACCGGGCTTGTAAAAACAACTGAAGACTTTGGCATCCAGGGTGAAAAACCTTCGCACCCTGAATTGCTGGATTGGCTTGCGCTAGACTTTAGAGATAGCGGGTGGGACGTTAAAGCGCTGCACAAAAAAATTGTAATGAGCGCCACCTATCAACAGGCGTCTCATGTAGCCCCCTCCCTGCTTGAAGCAGACCCTGAGAACAGACTCCTTGCGCGAGGCCCCCGCTATCGCTTGCCTTCCTGGATGATTCGTGATGTTGCACTGGCTGCAAGCGGACTGTTAACCGAAAAAGCCGGCGGACCTTCCGTGAAACCCTACCAGCCCGCGGGGATTTGGCAGGAAGCCACCTTTGGGCAAATCAAATATGAACAAGATTCAGGGCAAGACCTTTACCGGCGTACGCTCTACACGTTTTGGCGCCGCATCGTTGGCCCCACCATGTTGTTCGACACAGCCAGCCGGCAGACGTGCTCTGTAAAGTCTCCTCTGACCAACACGCCGCTTCACGCCTTAACAACCCTGAACGACATAACCTATGTAGAAGCTGCCCGCGTAATGGCCGCCAGGGTGATGGCACAGGCAGAGACAGATGAGGCAAGAATTGAACGTGCCTACCGGCTTGCAACAGCCAGATTGCCCCGTGCTGCTGAAAAAGATATTCTGCTAGGTAGGCTGCACGCATTGCGTGCGCAATACAAAGCAGCACCTGAAGCAGCAGCAAAAATCATTGCAGCCGGCGAAGCACCCGTCAATGAAACGTTCGACCCTGTTGAACAGGCCGCATTTGCCGGACTTTGCTCGCTTATTCTCAACCTTGATGAAACACTTACTAAACACTGAGGAGTGAGCAGGAGACGCGTAAATGAAAAAATGCGACTATCTGGAATCACAGAACGGTGTGTGGTGCACGTACCCAACGCTTAACTTGCAAAATTGAACAATGAATCCATTAGAAGAACGCTCTGCGCATCTTTCTCGGCGGCAATTTTTTGGGCGCGCCGCAACGGGTATTGGAGGTGCTGCACTCGCCAGCTTGTTGTATAAAACCGGGTTTGCCTCCCCCCTGGATGCCCCAGCTACTGATGCGATCCAGAGCACCCTCAGTGCAGAATTGCGACATTTTGCGCCAAAAGCAAAACGGGTAATTTACCTCTTCCAAAACGGTGCGCCCAGCCATGTCGATCTGTTCGATCACAAACCCGAGTTGCGCAAGTGGGTTGGTACCCAGATACCCGATGAAGTGGTCGGCAATGCCCGCTTTAGCACCATGACGAGTGGGCAATCAGACCGTCCCGTTCTACCTGAAATCACCAATTTTGCGCAGCATGGCGACTCGGGCGCCTGGATATCCGACTTCTTGCCTTATACAGCAGAAATTGCTGATGAACTCTGTTTCATCAAATCGATGCACACCGAAGCAGTGAACCATGCCCCTGCCATCACGTTTTTTCTGACGGGGTCTGAAATGGCTGGCCGACCCAGCATGGGTGCGTGGTTGTCTTACGGCCTCGGCAGCATGAACGAAGACTTGCCGGCCTTTGTTGTGATGACCTCAGTAGACAAAGAAGCCAGTTGCGGGCAGATTTTCTACGACTATTATTGGGGCAGTGGATTCCTGCCCTCCAAACTCCAGGGCGTAAAATTTCGCGGCTCGGGCGATCCTGTGCTCTACCTCTCCAATCCCGAAGGCATGAGCAGCGAAATCAGACGAGGTATTCTCGATGACATCGCGCAGCTAAACGAACTCAGCTTACAGGACTATGGAGACCCTGAAATTGCCACCCGTATTGCGCAATACGAAATGGCGTACCGCATGCAAACCAGCGTCCCGGAGCTAACCGATTTTTCGGATGAACCCCAGCATATCCTCGATATGTACGGTCCGGATGTACACCGGCAGGGCAGCTATGCCTACAACTGCCTGATGGCCCGTCGACTGGCTGAGCGAGGTACGCGGTTTATTCAACTCATGCACGCCGGCTGGGACCAGCATCGCAACCTCAACCACCAGCTCAAAATCCAATGCACAGACACCGATGCCCCAAGCGCCGCGCTGGTCAAAGACCTCAAACAACGAGGCATGCTTGAGGACACGCTTGTCATCTGGGGTGGCGAGTTTGGCCGCACCCCTTTCCTGCAGGGAAAAATAGAAAACAAAAAGAATTGGGGCCGCGATCATCATCCGTATGCATTTACCATCTGGATGGCCGGTGGCGGCGTAAAACCCGGGATTTCTTATGGCGCTTCAGATGCGTTTGGTTTTAACGCTGTGGAAAACAAGGTGCATGTACACGACTTCCAGGCTACGATTTTACATTTACTCGGCATAGATCACGAGCGGCTGACGTTCAAACACCAGGGCCGGCACTACCGATTGACAGATGTGCACGGAGAGGTGGTAAGGGCCGTGATTGCCTAGCTGCAGAAGGCGGGATTGCACCCTGGTTCAGGCGCTTTCCAAAAGCAACAATACATCAAAACAACAAACGCCTGCCCCTCACAAGAGAGCAGACGTTTGTAGGCAACGCGATACAATCAGAATCTTAATAAACGTTACTGCATGACCGGGCCGGGTTTGCCAGTCACAGCAGTCATTTGTGGCTTGAGGGACAGCATCCAGGCGTCAAAAGGGAGTGCTTCACCAAGCGTTTCGCGCGCCGACTCGATGCCCGTCCGCGTTGCAAAGGTACCGAGAACCAGGCGGTATGCATTGGCCTCGCTGCCATCCATCAATACATTGATGTCAAAGCCCTTCTCAGCGAGTTCTTCCCGGTATTTGGAAGCTTCTTGCTCAGCTTCTTCGACGGAAGCAAAGGTTTGGATAACCAGCGTCCATGGGCCACCGGGCTCAACCTCTACTCCCTCCCCAGCATCGGTGAATATTGGCATCGTTGTCATTTCCAGCATCGGCAAAGCAGCGCGAGCCGGCAGGCGGATAACATCGTTTGAAGCCACTTGCAACGGTTGTACCGCATTGCGTTCCAGCGCCAGGGCCTGGTCTACTTGCAGGAATCCGGGCTGCGTTTTAACCTTGCGCGTAAATCGACCTCCAATGACGGTTTCAGCTGCTTCCTGTACATCGGTAAGCAGGGTCCATGCTGCAGGATAGCTGATGGCTACCGTGTTTTTCAGCACCATCGTTTCGCCCGAGGCAGACCCCAGCCGGCGGGGTGCACGCGTTAGCACCGTGCCGTTGTGCATGGCGTCAAACAACCCACAGGATTCGAATACAACCGTTTCATCTTCCTGAGCAACACAATCGTCCAGTGCATAGGTAACCTCAACGCGCGTCGGATTATCCCAAGAACCAGGTGCAATATTGTAGGTCAATTCGTCAACCTGCGTATCACTATGTGGCAACAGCGTTTTAACCATATGGCCTTCGTCTTCGCGTGCTAGACCATGGAAAAACTGGTATGCAGCATGGTGTCCCATTTCGAGGGTTGCTTCAACGCGGGCATCACCGTCTGCATTGATGAATACATCGTAGG from Bacteroidota bacterium includes the following:
- a CDS encoding PSD1 and planctomycete cytochrome C domain-containing protein, with protein sequence MARFLLFALLLLFTGCRSDLPRDVARAYRDLPDQVDFNFDVQPILSDRCYACHGPDENAREADLRLDIESAAMAELPETGNRAIVPTSSGESALIKRILHDDPEELMPPPASKMALSSREQAILVKWIEQGAAYKTHWAFEAPAYPPIPDNNTTWGNNEIDAFILKRLQASNLKPAQAADQATLLRRVSLDLTGLPPTIEALDQFLADETPGAYEQAVDALIASPAYGQRWAWDWLDVARYADTNGFQGDPTRSMWPWRDWVVEAINDNMPFDQFTKEQLAGDLLPEASSQQILATAFNRNHMYNGEGGRIPEETRVENVFDRVETLGTTWLGLTVNCSRCHDHKYDPLTQQEYYQLFDYFNQTSEEGGISSGRVPPYLDMSDAANKKVTAGLKATLDKAADRVFEAELVIFPRPAGESAATSPNARGLIGENVDALRIHPGKRSGYYNGLLIKAFEESRPAYTQLLSTLQEAASAHARQLNTSLLVMVMDEIEEPRETFVLTRGGYDKPAELKAEMNVPAFLPPLPNTAPTNRLGLAEWVVSDENPLTARVTVNRIWQSFFGTGLVKTTEDFGIQGEKPSHPELLDWLALDFRDSGWDVKALHKKIVMSATYQQASHVAPSLLEADPENRLLARGPRYRLPSWMIRDVALAASGLLTEKAGGPSVKPYQPAGIWQEATFGQIKYEQDSGQDLYRRTLYTFWRRIVGPTMLFDTASRQTCSVKSPLTNTPLHALTTLNDITYVEAARVMAARVMAQAETDEARIERAYRLATARLPRAAEKDILLGRLHALRAQYKAAPEAAAKIIAAGEAPVNETFDPVEQAAFAGLCSLILNLDETLTKH
- a CDS encoding DUF1501 domain-containing protein, which translates into the protein MNPLEERSAHLSRRQFFGRAATGIGGAALASLLYKTGFASPLDAPATDAIQSTLSAELRHFAPKAKRVIYLFQNGAPSHVDLFDHKPELRKWVGTQIPDEVVGNARFSTMTSGQSDRPVLPEITNFAQHGDSGAWISDFLPYTAEIADELCFIKSMHTEAVNHAPAITFFLTGSEMAGRPSMGAWLSYGLGSMNEDLPAFVVMTSVDKEASCGQIFYDYYWGSGFLPSKLQGVKFRGSGDPVLYLSNPEGMSSEIRRGILDDIAQLNELSLQDYGDPEIATRIAQYEMAYRMQTSVPELTDFSDEPQHILDMYGPDVHRQGSYAYNCLMARRLAERGTRFIQLMHAGWDQHRNLNHQLKIQCTDTDAPSAALVKDLKQRGMLEDTLVIWGGEFGRTPFLQGKIENKKNWGRDHHPYAFTIWMAGGGVKPGISYGASDAFGFNAVENKVHVHDFQATILHLLGIDHERLTFKHQGRHYRLTDVHGEVVRAVIA